Proteins encoded together in one Spirochaeta cellobiosiphila DSM 17781 window:
- a CDS encoding DNA-binding domain-containing protein — MINYYLHQNKLGTAKEDSLFIARVKPNLHVNHDDMIGLMANKNTTVSRQDIVVVMDLLKEVLEEQLVLGNTVSTNIGRFYVSLGGGFASTSDEYDSTKHSLRIKAKPNTQLVSTVQGKSSVTRVRYNPVTPVIDTIYDMTSQSFSSDLVAGALIELRGNLFKGEDSDKAGVFFINSDTDVVTKISSVYRTLPSSILLSIPEDLEAGNYTVEVRTMSGSVLRTGSYYDEVTVM, encoded by the coding sequence ATGATTAATTACTATTTACACCAAAACAAACTAGGAACAGCAAAAGAAGACAGCCTATTCATCGCCCGAGTCAAACCAAACCTTCATGTTAACCATGATGATATGATTGGCTTGATGGCAAACAAGAACACCACCGTATCCCGACAGGACATTGTGGTTGTTATGGATCTACTAAAGGAAGTGTTAGAAGAACAACTGGTATTAGGAAATACGGTTAGTACGAACATTGGTCGCTTTTATGTATCCCTGGGAGGAGGCTTTGCTTCGACTTCCGATGAATATGATTCTACGAAACATAGCCTTAGGATAAAAGCTAAACCTAACACCCAATTAGTTAGTACTGTACAAGGTAAGAGTAGCGTTACCAGAGTTCGCTATAATCCTGTGACTCCTGTTATCGATACGATCTATGATATGACCAGTCAGAGCTTTAGTTCTGATCTAGTAGCAGGTGCTCTTATTGAACTTAGGGGGAACTTATTTAAGGGTGAAGATTCTGATAAGGCAGGTGTGTTCTTTATCAATTCTGATACGGATGTTGTGACTAAGATCAGCTCTGTTTATAGGACGTTGCCTTCTAGCATTTTGCTCTCTATACCCGAGGATTTGGAAGCAGGGAATTACACGGTTGAGGTTCGGACTATGTCGGGATCTGTGTTGAGAACTGGATCTTATTATGATGAAGTGACTGTTATGTAG
- a CDS encoding DEAD/DEAH box helicase, with translation MSRMLFFIDNIDKYQSDSVNGLRICQLGAIWSIKSHFTISNNPALVSLPTGSGKTALMMALSFELTAKKVLIITPSQVIRHQTNQKFSTLDDLCKIGVYKNIDNRFPIVHEQIGYIKTDDDWKQLSEDYDVVVSTPNSSSPHLLNVAKPNENYFDLVFIDEAHHTSANIYDSILNSFKESKIILLTATPFRRDKKRIPGNLIYHYPISKAIQDGIYRVVKYFPVNTTIPESKKDNDLILAEYAKKKYQEEIKTNNDAKVLIKTDSISHAEKLIKVYKSINFNVELIHSKKTDKHNNKTVADCKDNKISGIICVGMVGEGLDIPTLKMAVLHKSPQTLPATIQFIGRLSRFNNQTGNSILISDPNFIEGEVKELYRYDDGWEKIIPKLIDRKIQNTTYVGRLGNQANYELSFSKNEINPFFTVTVYELLNGFTIKENYITELPSDIEYYILDRDDNDPYIFITKVEENIPWVINSLYTEMNHEIHIFYIKDNFLFEHTSSEFYSQKIRNILFNKDTYRKASSKTVIQGLKDTDGHYVMVGMANITGTTHSNPKYKTYMGNEIENSLRLTDGRNFTAGHALSKHGEDTRGIATKNSKIWSIKRDSLQKFIDWCDHLYTLIHLPDIDFQIPRMGMLAKSEIITEIPEEPISIYFDDIELQQNILKLYIENEDYTNPNIKISIVNMSLDKKSICCMMNLDFIDDPIECKYEIDQKGYWEVETDKQIRININMIDNKNKSYINLSEFLQDYSPLIILQSGRTIKNNVLFTPQVQNERFDQELFLSDKIDWDDTDIFKEAEEPDSKYKYNVQEKVISVISKGRDDKDYFFVDDSSGEVADIIWFNNTSTDKTIYFIHCKFKHRSSKADQDRTPNGDKKNITELIDQGIRCGFWIKSPNLISQLIGRLERTQKSKVLFNKEVEFRNFEFEYSPYDWKFKVILVQPGLAKEAVFKTSQITNIEKMLTTLFDRTRSINADLEIWGNKKS, from the coding sequence ATGAGTAGAATGCTTTTTTTTATTGATAATATTGATAAATACCAATCAGATTCTGTAAATGGCCTTAGAATATGCCAGTTAGGTGCGATCTGGTCCATTAAAAGTCATTTTACCATTTCAAATAATCCAGCACTTGTAAGTCTTCCAACTGGTTCTGGCAAAACGGCATTAATGATGGCATTATCATTTGAATTGACTGCCAAAAAAGTACTTATAATAACTCCTTCACAAGTAATAAGGCATCAAACAAACCAAAAATTCTCAACACTAGATGATCTTTGTAAAATTGGAGTATATAAGAATATAGATAACCGTTTTCCTATAGTACATGAACAAATAGGATATATTAAGACAGATGATGATTGGAAGCAATTAAGCGAAGATTATGATGTGGTTGTTTCTACTCCTAACAGTTCATCTCCTCATCTATTGAATGTAGCTAAACCAAATGAAAATTATTTTGATTTAGTTTTTATTGATGAAGCTCATCATACTAGTGCTAATATCTATGATTCAATTTTGAATTCTTTCAAAGAATCAAAAATAATTCTCTTAACTGCCACACCTTTTAGAAGAGATAAAAAAAGAATTCCTGGAAATCTTATTTATCATTATCCAATATCAAAAGCTATACAGGATGGAATTTATAGAGTTGTTAAATATTTTCCAGTAAATACTACAATACCAGAATCTAAAAAGGATAATGATTTAATCCTGGCAGAATATGCAAAGAAAAAATATCAAGAAGAAATTAAAACTAATAATGATGCTAAAGTTCTTATCAAAACGGATTCTATTTCTCATGCAGAGAAACTTATAAAGGTATATAAATCAATAAATTTTAATGTAGAATTAATCCATAGTAAGAAAACTGATAAGCATAACAATAAGACCGTAGCTGACTGTAAAGATAATAAAATCAGTGGAATTATTTGTGTTGGTATGGTTGGTGAAGGATTAGATATTCCTACTCTAAAAATGGCTGTATTGCATAAGTCCCCACAAACACTGCCCGCAACAATACAATTTATAGGTCGCCTATCTAGATTTAATAATCAAACGGGGAATTCTATATTAATTTCAGATCCTAATTTCATAGAAGGAGAAGTAAAAGAACTATATAGATATGATGATGGATGGGAGAAAATCATACCAAAATTAATAGATAGAAAAATACAAAATACGACATATGTAGGAAGACTTGGTAATCAGGCAAATTATGAATTATCTTTTTCTAAAAATGAAATCAATCCTTTCTTTACAGTAACCGTTTATGAATTGCTAAATGGTTTTACAATAAAAGAAAACTATATTACTGAGCTCCCTTCTGATATCGAATACTATATTCTAGATCGAGATGATAATGATCCTTACATATTTATTACTAAGGTTGAGGAAAATATTCCTTGGGTAATTAACTCTCTCTATACAGAAATGAATCACGAAATTCATATTTTCTATATAAAAGATAACTTTCTTTTTGAACATACAAGTTCTGAATTTTATAGTCAGAAAATTAGAAATATATTATTTAACAAAGATACTTATAGGAAAGCATCAAGCAAAACTGTAATACAAGGATTAAAAGATACAGATGGCCATTATGTAATGGTTGGTATGGCGAATATAACTGGTACCACGCACAGTAATCCCAAATATAAAACATATATGGGTAATGAAATTGAGAATTCACTAAGATTGACTGATGGTAGAAACTTTACTGCTGGGCATGCTTTATCAAAACATGGTGAAGATACTAGGGGAATAGCCACAAAAAACAGTAAGATTTGGTCAATTAAAAGGGATTCTCTTCAGAAATTTATTGATTGGTGTGATCATTTATATACTTTAATCCATTTACCAGATATTGATTTTCAAATCCCTAGAATGGGAATGTTGGCAAAGAGTGAAATTATCACCGAAATTCCAGAAGAACCAATTTCTATTTATTTTGATGATATTGAGTTACAACAAAATATATTAAAACTATATATTGAAAATGAGGACTATACTAATCCAAACATAAAAATTTCAATTGTAAATATGTCATTAGATAAGAAAAGTATATGTTGTATGATGAATCTTGATTTTATAGATGATCCAATTGAATGCAAATATGAAATTGATCAAAAAGGATATTGGGAAGTTGAGACAGATAAACAAATTAGAATTAATATTAATATGATAGATAATAAAAATAAAAGTTATATAAATTTATCTGAATTCTTACAAGATTATTCGCCTCTCATTATTTTGCAGTCAGGAAGAACTATTAAGAATAACGTATTATTCACTCCTCAAGTCCAAAATGAAAGATTTGATCAAGAATTATTTTTATCAGATAAAATTGATTGGGATGATACAGATATATTCAAGGAAGCAGAAGAACCTGATTCTAAATATAAATATAATGTGCAAGAAAAAGTAATATCAGTAATTTCTAAAGGTCGGGATGATAAAGATTACTTTTTTGTTGATGATTCTAGTGGTGAAGTTGCAGATATAATATGGTTCAATAATACAAGCACAGATAAAACAATTTATTTTATTCATTGTAAATTTAAGCATAGAAGTTCAAAGGCTGATCAAGATAGAACTCCAAACGGAGATAAAAAAAATATAACGGAGCTGATAGATCAGGGAATTCGTTGTGGGTTTTGGATAAAATCTCCAAATTTAATAAGCCAATTAATTGGAAGGTTAGAACGTACTCAGAAATCAAAAGTTTTATTCAATAAGGAGGTTGAATTCAGAAATTTTGAATTTGAATATTCTCCATATGATTGGAAATTTAAAGTAATTTTAGTTCAACCGGGTTTGGCTAAAGAAGCAGTATTTAAAACAAGTCAAATTACTAATATCGAGAAAATGTTAACTACATTATTTGATAGAACAAGAAGTATAAATGCTGATCTTGAAATATGGGGAAATAAGAAATCATAG
- a CDS encoding toll/interleukin-1 receptor domain-containing protein, translating into MIVYRKNKIPYLYSELGYLRHHENSFIVFCDCIDDIDMIHDMQAIIRGDKCLSEIEGPSYLYIAADIPDEVLSLSGNSNKVIEWKLYFLKVYDVTTLIDEVYPSEAKRISDLDLSADRLNKLFDNRTCIPFLNEVQKFYDYGDYKGVSISKEILEKIEKLENRILAGKKLIGLKQIPKEPSITLTKNHSELKVFISYSWSNENYADELDILFNTKDIILQRDKRDIKYKDSIKEFMGKIRIADYCLILISDYYLKSKNCMYEILEFIKDEDYINKILPIITNDAKIFNAIDRAEYIRFWQDKYNELNTSKEKISALNQSDIIEEMKFVENIQRNISEFLKIISDLQLIKLGNDVTLENFKTIYNIINPENKNIKLQNGYFLMNIPRSINEHYFTWMKSEYKGYRRDIRKAKIYSYSKIKEDFIDSDYPQWKIKNS; encoded by the coding sequence ATGATTGTTTATAGAAAAAATAAGATCCCATACTTATATTCTGAGTTAGGTTACCTTAGACATCATGAGAACTCATTTATTGTTTTTTGCGATTGTATTGATGATATTGATATGATTCATGATATGCAAGCAATTATAAGAGGAGATAAATGTTTATCAGAAATCGAAGGACCATCATATTTATATATTGCTGCTGATATTCCTGATGAAGTATTATCTCTTTCGGGTAACTCAAATAAAGTAATCGAATGGAAATTATATTTTCTTAAGGTTTATGATGTAACAACATTAATCGATGAAGTCTATCCATCAGAAGCAAAAAGAATTTCTGATTTAGATTTATCAGCTGATAGATTAAATAAATTATTTGATAATAGGACATGTATTCCATTTCTTAATGAAGTTCAAAAGTTTTATGATTATGGTGATTACAAAGGTGTTTCCATAAGTAAAGAAATACTTGAAAAAATAGAAAAATTGGAAAATAGAATTTTAGCTGGAAAAAAGTTAATTGGTTTGAAGCAAATTCCAAAGGAACCTTCAATTACATTAACAAAAAATCACTCTGAATTAAAAGTATTTATATCTTATTCATGGTCTAATGAAAATTATGCTGATGAATTAGATATTTTATTTAATACTAAGGATATAATTTTACAACGTGATAAGAGAGATATAAAATATAAAGATAGCATAAAGGAATTCATGGGGAAAATTAGAATTGCTGATTATTGTTTAATCCTTATAAGTGATTATTATTTAAAATCCAAAAATTGCATGTATGAGATTTTAGAATTTATTAAGGATGAAGATTATATAAATAAAATCCTTCCAATCATTACTAATGATGCAAAAATCTTTAATGCAATTGATAGAGCTGAATATATACGTTTTTGGCAAGACAAATATAATGAATTAAATACATCAAAAGAGAAGATATCTGCTTTAAATCAAAGTGATATTATTGAAGAAATGAAATTTGTAGAAAATATCCAAAGGAATATATCTGAATTCCTAAAAATCATCTCAGATCTTCAACTGATAAAACTAGGTAATGATGTTACTTTAGAAAACTTCAAAACAATATATAACATAATAAATCCCGAGAATAAAAATATAAAACTTCAAAATGGTTATTTTCTGATGAATATACCAAGATCAATTAATGAACATTACTTTACATGGATGAAAAGTGAATATAAGGGATACAGAAGGGATATTCGTAAAGCAAAGATATATAGTTATTCAAAAATCAAAGAGGACTTTATTGATTCAGATTACCCTCAATGGAAAATAAAAAATTCTTAG
- a CDS encoding IS30 family transposase: MSLSVYSQESSAFSTTTCKSRKKRKKRNLYTSKHDSRIPHRRSIDHRPKEVALRQTIGHWEADTIISRQSKSCLFVLVERKTRLTLIAKMSSKSSEQMRKHLTKRLSRFPSSIRKTITFDNGTENTKHIDIDKELGTTSYFCHPYHSGEKGSVENANGLIRQYIPKKTDIRKISNDTIINIEYALNNRPRKCLGYLTPYEAFKKSVALQV, encoded by the coding sequence ATCTCTCTATCAGTATATTCACAAGAGAGCTCTGCATTTAGCACAACAACTTGTAAGAGCAGGAAAAAAAGGAAGAAAAGAAATCTTTATACCTCAAAACATGACTCAAGAATACCTCACAGACGAAGTATCGACCATAGACCTAAAGAAGTGGCCCTACGACAGACAATTGGTCATTGGGAAGCTGATACTATTATATCAAGGCAAAGTAAGTCTTGCTTATTTGTATTAGTGGAAAGAAAAACAAGACTAACATTAATAGCAAAGATGAGCAGTAAAAGTTCCGAGCAGATGCGAAAACATTTAACAAAGCGACTCTCCAGATTTCCTTCTTCCATTAGGAAAACTATTACCTTTGATAATGGAACAGAGAACACTAAGCATATAGATATTGATAAAGAGCTGGGAACAACATCCTACTTTTGTCATCCTTATCATAGTGGGGAAAAGGGCAGCGTAGAAAACGCTAATGGTCTTATTAGGCAATATATTCCTAAGAAAACTGATATTAGAAAAATTAGTAATGACACGATAATCAATATAGAGTATGCACTAAATAATAGACCAAGGAAGTGTCTTGGATATTTAACGCCCTATGAGGCTTTTAAGAAAAGTGTTGCACTTCAGGTTTGA
- a CDS encoding EFR1 family ferrodoxin (N-terminal region resembles flavodoxins. C-terminal ferrodoxin region binds two 4Fe-4S clusters.), whose product MTEIYYFTGTGFTLKCAKMLKQNLDNEVELISINSLKKVERIESESDVVGFLFPMHSFDVPQNYKEFIKRFYCPKAKYIFSLVTCGGAPANVFKTISRQLKKNKKELNAFNFIVTPNTFDIVFKVIVDNSVKNERTKMEEKVKKFAQIINERKISKKMTYRNYLLEYTIFPIVRSLNHLTKYYRLEKAFYADESCISCGKCARICPVQKIKFRDNKPYWDESVNCVFCLACLHRCPTESIQIRQTKSKQQNRIYPEDIKIEELMEQNTYS is encoded by the coding sequence ATGACCGAAATATATTATTTTACTGGAACAGGTTTTACTTTAAAATGTGCAAAAATGTTAAAGCAAAACTTAGACAATGAAGTAGAACTAATATCAATTAATTCATTGAAGAAAGTTGAAAGGATTGAAAGTGAGTCAGATGTTGTCGGCTTTTTATTTCCAATGCATTCATTTGATGTACCACAAAATTATAAGGAATTTATTAAGAGATTTTATTGTCCAAAAGCCAAATATATTTTTTCATTGGTTACATGTGGGGGAGCTCCTGCAAATGTTTTCAAAACGATAAGTAGGCAATTAAAGAAGAATAAAAAAGAATTGAATGCGTTTAATTTTATAGTTACTCCCAATACTTTCGATATAGTTTTTAAAGTAATAGTTGATAATAGTGTAAAAAATGAAAGAACGAAAATGGAAGAAAAAGTTAAGAAATTTGCACAAATAATAAATGAAAGAAAGATATCTAAAAAAATGACCTATAGAAATTACTTATTAGAATATACAATATTCCCGATTGTTAGATCTTTAAATCATCTAACCAAATATTATAGATTAGAAAAAGCTTTTTATGCAGATGAATCCTGTATTTCATGTGGTAAATGTGCAAGAATCTGTCCAGTTCAAAAAATTAAATTTAGAGACAATAAACCATATTGGGATGAAAGTGTTAACTGTGTTTTTTGTTTAGCTTGTCTACATAGATGTCCAACAGAATCGATACAAATTAGACAAACAAAATCTAAGCAACAAAATAGAATATATCCAGAAGATATAAAAATTGAAGAGTTGATGGAACAAAATACATATAGTTAA
- a CDS encoding YfbM family protein → MSMIGNLVRCEDAKINEFHTNPNLIEDFVYGSNIDSSKRLDLDKSWHAIHFIISGSAWEGDPPQNFLMSGQPIGNIDLGYGPARTFLSSEVKNINDFLNSSSFNFSTDDLVGKLSMNEIYPQVWNRQEDIDYIKAYFQELKLFINNAVDEKEGLILFIN, encoded by the coding sequence ATGAGTATGATTGGCAATTTGGTTAGGTGTGAAGATGCCAAAATAAATGAGTTTCATACCAACCCAAATCTAATAGAAGATTTTGTCTATGGATCTAATATTGATAGTTCAAAAAGATTAGATCTTGATAAAAGCTGGCATGCAATTCATTTTATAATTTCAGGTTCAGCTTGGGAAGGAGACCCTCCTCAAAATTTTTTAATGAGTGGACAACCTATTGGAAACATTGATTTGGGATATGGACCTGCAAGAACTTTTTTATCTAGTGAAGTCAAGAATATTAATGACTTTTTAAATTCATCTTCATTTAATTTTTCAACAGACGATTTAGTTGGAAAATTATCTATGAATGAAATTTATCCTCAAGTTTGGAATAGACAAGAAGATATAGATTATATAAAAGCATATTTTCAAGAATTGAAACTGTTTATAAATAATGCTGTAGATGAAAAAGAAGGTCTAATTCTTTTCATCAACTGA
- a CDS encoding ATP-binding protein yields the protein MFQQVVILDDFGLEKLGLVSRMALLEIIEDRHKRKPIIIVPQIHVSTWHDIIDEPTIADAIPDRLFYNSS from the coding sequence ATTTTTCAACAGGTTGTTATACTCGATGATTTTGGACTAGAAAAATTGGGTTTAGTAAGTCGTATGGCTTTACTTGAAATTATTGAAGATAGGCATAAAAGAAAACCTATAATCATCGTACCACAGATACATGTTTCTACATGGCATGACATAATTGATGAGCCTACTATAGCAGATGCTATTCCTGATCGTCTTTTCTACAATTCTTCTTAA
- a CDS encoding DUF3781 domain-containing protein produces the protein MKHHKREILNKLCYTELVYGCIRKKLSIDLPDQEIEEFIIKLIEETLEEDIKIHGKNFYLENKREMIKITVNRNTYRVITVDRMNN, from the coding sequence ATGAAACATCATAAAAGAGAAATACTGAATAAACTCTGTTACACTGAGCTTGTATACGGATGCATCAGAAAGAAGTTAAGTATAGATCTGCCTGATCAAGAAATCGAAGAGTTTATTATAAAGCTTATAGAAGAAACTCTAGAAGAGGATATTAAGATCCATGGAAAAAACTTCTATCTTGAGAATAAAAGGGAAATGATAAAAATCACAGTTAATAGAAATACATACAGAGTTATTACAGTTGATCGAATGAATAATTAA
- a CDS encoding glycoside hydrolase family 16 protein → MKTKIALTLFLWLTSCSVIPQTKANNLPPSFPPEDYSLIWSDEFNTDGLPDPKNWIYDTEANKTGWYNNELQYYAVANPDYSHIENGKLIITARKEKLTTKSDYGGQEYTSARLITRDKASWTYGFIEVRAKLPKGVGTWPAIWMLGTEDQPWPVNGEIDIMEQVGKDPTKIHATIHTAATKGTFGIGTSTTINDADTAFHNYQLYWTAEYIIIGVDDVPYFTFKNPGTGTKEWPFDKPQYLILNIAIGGDMGGPEVDDDIFPTSMEVDYVRVYQAK, encoded by the coding sequence ATGAAAACAAAAATCGCCTTGACCTTATTCTTATGGCTAACATCGTGCTCCGTTATCCCCCAGACAAAAGCCAACAACCTTCCTCCAAGCTTCCCACCAGAAGACTACAGCCTTATCTGGTCGGATGAGTTCAATACAGACGGACTGCCCGATCCTAAGAACTGGATCTATGACACAGAAGCCAATAAAACAGGGTGGTACAACAACGAGCTCCAGTACTACGCCGTTGCCAACCCAGATTACTCCCATATCGAGAATGGAAAATTAATCATTACAGCCCGGAAAGAAAAACTCACAACAAAATCCGATTACGGTGGACAGGAATACACTTCAGCCCGCCTCATTACCAGAGATAAAGCAAGCTGGACCTATGGTTTCATAGAAGTCAGAGCCAAACTCCCAAAAGGTGTTGGGACATGGCCAGCTATATGGATGCTAGGAACAGAGGACCAACCATGGCCGGTAAATGGCGAGATAGATATTATGGAACAAGTAGGAAAAGATCCAACAAAGATTCATGCGACCATTCATACAGCAGCCACAAAAGGAACCTTCGGTATTGGTACCTCAACAACTATAAACGATGCAGATACAGCCTTTCATAATTATCAACTCTATTGGACAGCTGAATACATCATTATCGGAGTAGATGATGTACCTTATTTTACCTTTAAAAATCCTGGGACAGGTACGAAAGAATGGCCCTTCGATAAACCACAATATCTCATACTCAACATAGCCATTGGTGGAGATATGGGAGGACCTGAAGTTGATGACGATATTTTTCCCACATCCATGGAAGTGGATTATGTTAGGGTCTACCAAGCAAAATAG
- a CDS encoding GNAT family N-acetyltransferase, translated as MKDYDIHGESIDFMRIAFSIYSRSFMKLTILPEDPHNEDALELMNELSGVLTSITGNGGQSSFCIDDLKNDKSIFLIARDENNKPIGCGAIRPMNRQCAEIKRMYSKQPQVGTRILESLEKHAMSIGYKKIRLETRKVNEKAVRFYLRNGYYVIENYGKYVGNNLAICFEKEF; from the coding sequence ATGAAAGATTACGACATCCATGGTGAAAGTATTGATTTTATGAGAATAGCTTTTAGCATTTATTCGCGGAGTTTTATGAAACTAACAATTTTACCAGAAGATCCACATAATGAAGATGCTCTTGAGCTTATGAATGAATTATCAGGAGTATTAACTTCTATTACTGGAAATGGAGGGCAGTCATCATTTTGTATTGATGATTTAAAAAACGATAAATCTATTTTCTTAATAGCACGAGATGAAAATAATAAACCGATAGGATGTGGTGCCATTCGTCCAATGAATAGACAATGTGCTGAGATAAAAAGAATGTATTCAAAACAACCACAAGTTGGGACTCGTATTTTAGAAAGTTTGGAAAAACATGCAATGTCTATTGGATATAAAAAAATAAGACTAGAAACAAGAAAGGTAAATGAAAAAGCGGTCAGGTTTTACTTAAGAAATGGATATTATGTAATTGAAAATTATGGCAAATATGTAGGAAACAATTTGGCTATATGTTTTGAAAAAGAATTTTAG
- a CDS encoding phage integrase N-terminal SAM-like domain-containing protein — MKRELRLQHKSYATEKTYLHWLDSFLKYFSDYPEDDFSENALKDDLTYLVLKKSVSFSTQRQAFRCNIWRRFTVKRMLSSTCKGFGF; from the coding sequence ATGAAAAGGGAATTACGGCTTCAACATAAATCCTATGCCACTGAAAAGACTTATCTACATTGGCTTGATTCTTTTTTGAAGTATTTTTCGGATTACCCAGAGGATGATTTCTCAGAAAATGCATTAAAAGACGATCTTACCTATTTGGTGTTGAAAAAGAGTGTATCCTTTTCCACCCAACGTCAGGCATTTCGATGCAATATATGGAGGAGGTTTACAGTTAAGAGAATGCTTTCATCTACGTGTAAAGGATTTGGATTTTGA